A window of Candidatus Nezhaarchaeales archaeon contains these coding sequences:
- a CDS encoding (2Fe-2S)-binding protein yields MKAKKFICLCHDVTEDDVLKAIEAGYDDLETLKRFTGATTGPCQGKSCMMHLIRILGQKGKLREAKTVVIRPPIDPVPIGIFSGEEG; encoded by the coding sequence ATGAAGGCTAAGAAGTTCATCTGCCTCTGCCACGACGTAACAGAGGATGACGTACTTAAAGCCATAGAGGCCGGTTACGACGACCTAGAAACCCTTAAAAGGTTTACGGGCGCGACTACGGGCCCGTGTCAAGGTAAGTCGTGCATGATGCACCTAATAAGGATCCTAGGGCAGAAAGGTAAACTCCGCGAGGCGAAAACGGTGGTTATTAGGCCTCCTATCGACCCGGTTCCGATAGGTATCTTCTCGGGTGAAGAAGGTTGA
- a CDS encoding transposase, giving the protein MTGRYVKFLAVIRYLFSMPYGQLEGFTRALNRLIPRLPSADYSWIRRRILTLNLSLRGSLRGSSEPIAVNSSGISVHKSGGWVTRLHGKKKRYIKIHFVVNVKTKELPNIAKKLEIKASINNHKPINTNPIPKQRSKYITIIKPQSYN; this is encoded by the coding sequence ATTACCGGTAGGTATGTTAAGTTCCTCGCTGTTATACGTTATCTTTTCTCCATGCCTTACGGGCAGCTTGAAGGCTTCACTAGAGCCTTGAATAGGCTTATCCCCAGGCTTCCATCAGCCGACTACTCATGGATTAGGAGGCGTATTTTAACGCTTAACCTATCTTTACGCGGCTCGTTGAGGGGTTCAAGTGAACCCATAGCCGTTAATTCGAGCGGTATTAGTGTCCATAAGTCCGGTGGATGGGTTACACGCTTACACGGTAAGAAGAAGCGCTACATTAAAATCCACTTCGTGGTAAACGTTAAGACTAAGGAGCTACCAAACATAGCAAAAAAGCTAGAAATAAAAGCATCCATAAACAATCATAAACCTATAAACACAAACCCAATACCAAAACAAAGAAGCAAATACATAACAATAATTAAGCCACAAAGCTATAATTGA
- a CDS encoding 4Fe-4S binding protein, with product MNGQEYVVKGYFTLEELMKLNILPPEDRVKKGRVAVIECVQEIPCNPCAVVCKVKAIMKESISKPPRVDWDKCVGCELCISSCPGLAIFCIQIKDGKGYVSMPYELLPEPKVGDEAVLLDRSGREVGIGRIVKALRPQKQDPAFVITVETPDPKHVFEVRAVRIIRR from the coding sequence GTGAACGGTCAAGAATACGTAGTTAAAGGGTACTTTACGCTTGAAGAGCTAATGAAGCTAAACATCCTACCACCCGAGGATAGGGTGAAGAAGGGAAGGGTAGCAGTTATTGAATGCGTTCAGGAAATACCGTGTAACCCGTGCGCCGTGGTATGTAAGGTTAAAGCCATAATGAAGGAGTCCATAAGTAAACCCCCCAGAGTGGATTGGGATAAGTGTGTAGGCTGCGAGTTATGCATTAGTTCATGCCCCGGTTTAGCCATCTTCTGTATTCAGATAAAGGATGGCAAGGGCTACGTAAGTATGCCATACGAGCTTCTACCGGAGCCTAAGGTAGGTGATGAAGCGGTGCTTCTAGATAGATCGGGGAGGGAGGTCGGCATCGGTAGGATCGTTAAGGCGCTACGTCCACAGAAGCAAGACCCCGCCTTCGTAATAACGGTTGAAACCCCCGATCCGAAGCACGTTTTCGAGGTTAGAGCCGTAAGGATCATCCGACGGTGA
- a CDS encoding FAD-dependent oxidoreductase, whose protein sequence is MNKIVIVGGGAAGLSAALNARRTRRDVDVKVVSEEPHPAYSRCGLPFVISGEIEGFEKLYIYPFEFYRTMRIDLLLKSRVLDVDVKAKTVRVLREEGKEERLAYDSLIIATGARPFIPPIKGVGMEGVYPLRTMDDARMIRSAASNAKEAVVIGGGPVGLEVANALVKLGLKVTLVEALNQVMRSSLDEDVASIIHKAVESSGVRLILGGRVSEFLGNGRLRAVVISGEEFKADLAVLAIGVRVNNELASKIGLELGPTGGIKVNPRMETSISGIYAAGDCVESIHMLSLTPTLCQLGTVAVRQGRVAGINAAGGYAIFPGVLASIVTKAFDLEVGSTGLTVWQAKRLGIDVAIGAVTWKSHAEYYPGAKDLRVKLVFERSSMRLIGGQVIGGEGVAAKVDALALAIQSRMTAYDLVNMDSCYTPPLADVWNPIALAAEIALRRA, encoded by the coding sequence TTGAATAAGATCGTTATAGTTGGCGGTGGCGCAGCTGGTTTAAGCGCAGCTTTAAACGCGCGTCGAACCCGTAGGGACGTCGACGTTAAGGTGGTAAGCGAAGAACCGCATCCTGCGTACTCGAGGTGCGGCCTACCCTTCGTGATTAGCGGTGAAATAGAAGGCTTCGAGAAGCTCTACATATACCCATTCGAGTTCTATAGGACGATGAGGATAGACCTCCTACTTAAATCTAGGGTGCTCGACGTAGACGTTAAAGCTAAAACTGTTAGAGTGTTAAGGGAGGAAGGGAAGGAGGAAAGGTTAGCCTACGATTCCTTAATAATTGCTACGGGAGCTAGGCCCTTCATACCGCCGATTAAAGGCGTAGGTATGGAGGGGGTTTACCCGCTTAGAACCATGGATGACGCTAGAATGATACGTAGCGCTGCTTCTAACGCTAAGGAGGCCGTGGTGATTGGTGGAGGGCCGGTTGGTTTAGAGGTAGCTAATGCCCTAGTTAAGTTAGGGTTAAAGGTTACCCTGGTTGAAGCCCTTAACCAAGTTATGCGTTCCTCGCTTGATGAGGATGTAGCCTCCATCATCCATAAGGCCGTTGAATCCTCCGGAGTACGTTTAATCCTAGGTGGAAGGGTTAGTGAGTTCCTCGGTAACGGAAGGCTAAGGGCCGTCGTTATATCCGGCGAGGAGTTTAAAGCGGACTTAGCGGTATTAGCTATAGGAGTTCGAGTTAATAACGAGTTAGCGTCTAAAATCGGCTTGGAGCTAGGCCCTACCGGCGGTATTAAGGTTAACCCTAGGATGGAGACCTCGATTAGCGGCATATACGCAGCCGGTGACTGCGTGGAAAGCATTCACATGTTGAGCTTAACGCCTACACTATGCCAACTAGGTACAGTAGCGGTAAGGCAGGGTAGGGTTGCAGGGATTAATGCGGCTGGTGGTTACGCTATCTTCCCCGGGGTTTTAGCGTCCATCGTTACTAAGGCCTTCGATTTAGAGGTAGGCTCCACGGGGCTAACGGTTTGGCAAGCTAAGCGGCTAGGGATAGATGTAGCTATCGGAGCCGTTACGTGGAAGAGCCACGCCGAATACTATCCGGGGGCTAAGGATTTAAGGGTTAAGCTCGTCTTCGAAAGGTCCTCCATGAGGCTTATCGGCGGACAGGTAATCGGAGGTGAAGGGGTAGCGGCGAAGGTTGACGCCTTAGCGTTAGCCATTCAAAGTAGGATGACCGCCTACGACCTAGTGAACATGGATTCCTGCTACACCCCACCCTTAGCCGACGTTTGGAACCCGATAGCGTTAGCGGCTGAAATCGCGCTTAGAAGGGCCTAA
- a CDS encoding acetoin utilization protein AcuC, with the protein MCKVVLVYGETYLKYDFGPTHPLRPERYRLTVELIKALDLVKHGIIELQQPRQATDDELSLVHNRDYIDFVKAASLTGYGYLDYGDTPAFKGVYEVSAYKVGGSLVAADLVMTGKCDHAFNIGGGLHHAASGRAAGFCVFNDVAITAKYLLEKYKVKRLLIVDFDAHHGDGTQEVLYNEPRALKIDLHESGRYLYPGKGFVDEMGEGDAKGFMVNVPLPPDTFNDAYLKAFDEVVVPLFKNFKPEVVIQQTGVDTHYTDILTHMALTSKGYRSYLKAMHSLVHEVGAKYVMLGGGGYSLSAVSRVWTIATSIVAGREIPVNLELPDGWKKLYQSITYAELPSIIDDEKEPELSEARKERVMREVEESIAEVKSKIFPLHGLSP; encoded by the coding sequence ATGTGTAAGGTTGTCCTCGTCTACGGGGAAACGTACTTAAAATACGACTTCGGCCCTACACACCCCCTTAGGCCTGAAAGATATAGGTTAACCGTTGAATTAATAAAAGCACTCGACCTCGTTAAACACGGTATTATAGAGCTACAACAACCTAGGCAAGCCACGGATGATGAGCTTTCACTAGTTCATAACCGCGACTATATAGACTTCGTTAAAGCAGCTAGCTTAACCGGCTATGGCTACTTAGACTACGGCGATACACCAGCTTTTAAAGGGGTTTACGAGGTTTCAGCGTATAAGGTTGGAGGTAGCCTCGTAGCCGCCGACCTCGTAATGACCGGTAAATGTGATCACGCCTTCAATATTGGCGGAGGCCTTCATCACGCGGCTAGCGGTAGGGCCGCTGGCTTTTGCGTTTTTAACGACGTAGCCATAACCGCTAAGTACCTACTTGAAAAGTATAAGGTAAAGCGGCTTTTAATAGTGGATTTCGACGCGCATCACGGTGACGGTACGCAAGAGGTACTCTATAACGAGCCGCGGGCTTTAAAAATAGACCTACATGAAAGCGGGCGTTACCTATACCCGGGGAAAGGCTTCGTCGACGAAATGGGTGAAGGGGATGCGAAAGGCTTCATGGTTAACGTCCCCCTACCGCCGGATACCTTTAACGACGCCTACCTTAAGGCGTTCGACGAAGTAGTCGTTCCGCTCTTTAAAAATTTTAAGCCCGAAGTCGTAATTCAGCAAACCGGCGTTGATACCCATTACACGGACATTCTAACCCATATGGCGCTTACGAGTAAAGGCTATAGAAGCTACCTTAAAGCGATGCATAGCCTAGTACACGAGGTAGGAGCGAAGTACGTAATGCTTGGAGGAGGAGGCTACTCCTTAAGCGCGGTAAGCCGCGTATGGACCATAGCGACGTCGATAGTCGCCGGCCGTGAAATACCCGTGAACCTCGAATTGCCTGACGGTTGGAAGAAGCTCTACCAATCAATAACCTACGCCGAACTCCCATCGATAATAGACGACGAGAAGGAGCCGGAACTTAGCGAAGCCAGGAAGGAGCGGGTTATGAGGGAAGTGGAGGAAAGCATCGCCGAGGTTAAAAGTAAAATATTCCCCCTCCACGGGCTTTCACCTTAA
- a CDS encoding 2Fe-2S iron-sulfur cluster-binding protein — protein MPDLRIYEHPILSFKRGKECTFYFEGKPVKAYENETIAAALYANGIKVFSRSFKYRRPRGFFCAIGRCSACMMEVNGVPNVRTCMVKVEEGMKVKRQKGWPSADTDFLAPILARLDLSSSAYLKMAVKPSPLRRAFTKLMRVLTGIGRVSYASVKGFKPEAYDVDVAVIGGGPAGLSAAIRAGQLCRSVLVMDDKHLLGGQLIKQTHKFFGNVTYCAGRRGFKLAEEMVETLLKLNSVKALTSTSAFGYYPREGILTAVKDNSTLVKVKAKKFIIATGAYERTLVFENNDLPGVYGAGGVQTLMNVYGIKPGEAGLMVGSGNVGLIVSYQLMQAGVNVKAIVEAAPRIGGYLVHAAKVRRLGVPIYTRHTILKALGKKRVEGAVIVQLDERFNPIPGTEKVLDCDFICVAVGLNPTYDLIQHFKPKMVLVPELGGFVPVRDVYGRVRRDVYIAGDCSGIEEAATAMLEGAIAGLHASLSLGYGGKAEWNTIMELHKELEDERSSPFSDRVKKGLKVVTVDDIERVEAEMK, from the coding sequence TTGCCTGACTTAAGGATCTACGAGCACCCAATCCTCTCCTTTAAGAGGGGTAAGGAGTGTACCTTTTACTTTGAAGGTAAACCCGTTAAGGCGTATGAGAATGAAACCATCGCCGCGGCTCTATACGCTAACGGTATAAAGGTGTTTAGTAGGAGCTTCAAGTACCGTAGGCCTAGAGGCTTCTTCTGCGCTATAGGTAGGTGCTCCGCGTGCATGATGGAGGTTAACGGGGTTCCGAACGTAAGGACCTGCATGGTTAAAGTGGAGGAAGGGATGAAGGTTAAGAGGCAGAAGGGTTGGCCGAGCGCCGACACAGATTTTCTAGCCCCCATACTAGCTAGGTTAGACCTTTCTTCAAGCGCTTACTTGAAGATGGCTGTAAAACCTTCCCCCCTCCGAAGGGCCTTCACGAAGTTAATGAGGGTACTTACGGGAATAGGAAGGGTGAGCTACGCAAGCGTTAAGGGGTTTAAGCCCGAGGCTTACGACGTCGACGTAGCCGTAATAGGTGGAGGGCCAGCGGGTCTCTCCGCAGCAATAAGGGCTGGACAACTATGTAGAAGCGTCCTCGTAATGGACGATAAACACCTACTAGGTGGACAATTAATTAAACAGACGCATAAATTCTTCGGAAACGTAACTTACTGTGCCGGTAGGAGAGGTTTTAAGCTCGCCGAGGAAATGGTCGAAACGCTTCTAAAGCTGAACTCCGTAAAGGCCTTAACCTCCACATCGGCCTTCGGCTACTACCCTAGGGAGGGTATACTTACAGCCGTAAAGGATAACAGTACGTTGGTTAAGGTGAAGGCGAAGAAATTTATCATCGCTACCGGCGCTTACGAGAGGACGTTAGTCTTTGAAAATAACGATCTACCCGGGGTTTATGGTGCCGGCGGGGTTCAAACCCTTATGAACGTTTACGGCATAAAGCCGGGCGAGGCCGGGCTCATGGTAGGCTCCGGTAACGTAGGCCTAATAGTATCCTACCAGCTAATGCAAGCTGGTGTAAACGTTAAAGCCATAGTTGAAGCCGCGCCACGAATAGGCGGCTACCTCGTACACGCCGCTAAAGTAAGGAGGCTTGGAGTCCCCATCTATACGAGACATACCATACTCAAGGCTCTAGGTAAGAAGAGGGTTGAAGGAGCCGTAATAGTACAACTCGATGAACGCTTTAACCCCATACCTGGAACGGAGAAGGTGTTAGACTGCGACTTCATATGCGTAGCCGTCGGCCTTAACCCTACCTACGATTTAATACAGCACTTTAAACCGAAGATGGTGTTAGTTCCGGAGCTAGGAGGCTTCGTACCGGTACGCGACGTATACGGTAGGGTAAGAAGGGATGTTTACATAGCCGGCGATTGCTCAGGGATTGAGGAGGCTGCTACAGCAATGCTTGAAGGCGCCATAGCCGGCTTACATGCTAGTTTAAGCCTAGGCTATGGCGGTAAAGCTGAGTGGAACACGATAATGGAGCTTCATAAGGAGCTCGAAGATGAAAGGTCTTCACCGTTTAGCGATAGGGTTAAGAAGGGCTTAAAGGTCGTTACCGTCGACGATATAGAGCGCGTCGAGGCTGAAATGAAGTGA